One Mus pahari chromosome 10, PAHARI_EIJ_v1.1, whole genome shotgun sequence genomic window, AGGGCTCTTTGCACTAAAGTTCCCCTCCCAAGACCAACAACCCCCAGGGGTATTTGAAACAGTCTCTGTAGAGAACCTGACAGGAAGCCTTCAGCCAAAATCCAGAGTCCCTGGTCACATGTCCCCTCCCTTATTATCCCAAATAACAGTATTTCTTGTTCTAGCTCTTCGAGGAAGCCAAAGAAAGCCTGTTGGGGAGGGAGCTGGAGAATAGCCACCTTCACCAGTGACAGGTCACAAGGGGCAGAGGTCTACTTACCCACTGTCCAATAGCAGCCCCCTCATCCTAAGGGACACGTGGAGTCTAGAGCCCCAACTGTCTACCCCACACTGCCCCAGTAGGTCCTGGCATTTTCCTGCCACACAGGTAACAATCATCTTGCAGTGTGTCTCATAGTTCAGTAGCATAGATAGCTTTGTGACGTAAATATTCTTCTAAACACTGAAGAACATTATCATCCACCTTTGGGTCAAACTTGTTGGCCAAGAGGTGATGGTTCTGAAGTATCCAGTGCAGGTCCCCCGACCCATAAACACAGACAGCCCGCTGGTGGATTCCTGAGCAAGATGTATAAGGTGCCCCGTTCTCAATGTCTCCTTCATGGCCCTGCCACTTGGTTAGTCTTGCAATGGCTCTCATGTCTGATAGGTCAAATTTTCGATGCAAGGGATCTGATCCAGGCATCCACGAGGCACGCTGGAGGGTGGCCCAAAGGTGTTCATCGGGACTATAGGTGTCTTTTACCCATTCGATCAGTTGCCGGGCTTTTGAGTTACTTAACACATGTTCAATGAAGTCTCGAGAAGCCACCATGTAGGCATTCCCAGTGAACATGGTTAGGTTATTAGGTGGCGGCGTCTTCCTCTTGCTGGTCATGTGCAATGTGTCTGTCACTTCATAGTGATATTCCCAGCGGGATTTTTTATGTGGAGGCGGCACTTCTGACTCCATACTGTTCTGCCCTTTCAATAGCTTGAGGGCCTTGACCATCTCAGCATTGGTTTTGATGGGAAAGTCCGTCCCACAGGTGTTCAGGAGGTATTTCCATGGCACGGGGCTCTGAAGCAGGTCTTCCATGCAGTTTAGGTCAGCCTGCACCCTGGACCAGGAAGCATAGACCACTGACACCAACTTACTAGCTATGAAGACATTGGGGAAGCATGACACGATGGCCCTGACTGCCTGCTTAAAGGGTTCTGAAGACTTCTGATCCACATGGACACAGTATACGTTCTGAGGGGTGTACACAGCTCGCA contains:
- the Gcnt3 gene encoding beta-1,3-galactosyl-O-glycosyl-glycoprotein beta-1,6-N-acetylglucosaminyltransferase 3; the protein is MTSWRRLCWHYHLWTLGCYMLLAVLALKLSLRLKCDFNVIDLDSKEFQSQYCRDILYKTLKLPAKSSINCSGVIRGEQKAVTQALLNNLESKKKQQLFTEADYLSMTADCEHFKTKRKFIQVPLSKEEASFPIAYSMVVHEKIENFERLLRAVYTPQNVYCVHVDQKSSEPFKQAVRAIVSCFPNVFIASKLVSVVYASWSRVQADLNCMEDLLQSPVPWKYLLNTCGTDFPIKTNAEMVKALKLLKGQNSMESEVPPPHKKSRWEYHYEVTDTLHMTSKRKTPPPNNLTMFTGNAYMVASRDFIEHVLSNSKARQLIEWVKDTYSPDEHLWATLQRASWMPGSDPLHRKFDLSDMRAIARLTKWQGHEGDIENGAPYTSCSGIHQRAVCVYGSGDLHWILQNHHLLANKFDPKVDDNVLQCLEEYLRHKAIYATEL